One part of the Helicoverpa armigera isolate CAAS_96S chromosome 3, ASM3070526v1, whole genome shotgun sequence genome encodes these proteins:
- the LOC110383857 gene encoding protein windpipe, which yields MTWLRVSACFLALSVLFAPILAAVCPDGCVCNTTRDGLHRATCSSLPELHKFTLRQKHHNINILDLSHNNITKLNHELDRLTEVVTLDLSTNGIQTLNKFFHNAKKLVHLNLANNRIQKLSFVHLPSSVSSLDLTNNLLKDVPSDLGHLAALEHLEMEGNPLDCSCENLLARDRLLVANVYIDNVKCASPSRFKGKSWLELKSKDICKVPKTDNNFMDMMMGDQPLDAVQIGQETTALKSMPLVAKSDLDDGNVIQGSDAVEDDDQLQFLKVGHNSSPSPYSHIEGSGDGGDAEHTTEILFLEPKMERKLDKELLATDEVIAAETDPTTEDPIEGSGEGSGFLPFGIISDHNIIDETTTATYEDLSPEPVHRLIDNEDENKSSTEYPMYPRITNLYQGDPKWNEETTPKPTTEKMVTSSTARDTTISEQIRVTHASEVHGQLPADNENQAPHKTGTYVCIAIIVILLVGLIGFAIIKGQMRKRRDRRLLRQQKRDVEKASKEMVDMNKSLLGKPAGLETPVDKKVNGKYELVPTHETPQKKGENGDLGNGVSHGNNNGVRTDSPRDTNQNKSSSRDNNLADDKLQQHETSFDSEPASPDSRKDTNSLSSEDIFVPINDDDTPKLNGTRDSDISQPLINGDQNTDSDFLSPSREYVPVYSPDMGRVRIKMTEMPKPKTPVLVTRSRSNAGDIIITPSDAVKSTT from the coding sequence ATGACGTGGCTTCGTGTGTCTGCGTGCTTCTTGGCTCTGTCTGTGCTGTTCGCACCGATCTTAGCAGCGGTGTGCCCCGATGGGTGTGTTTGCAACACCACTAGAGATGGCCTCCACCGCGCCACCTGCAGCAGCCTCCCCGAATTGCACAAGTTCACCCTCCGCCAGAAACATCACAACATCAACATTCTCGATCTGTCGCACAacaacattacaaaacttaACCACGAGCTCGACCGGCTTACAGAAGTTGTCACACTAGATCTCTCAACGAACGGCATCCAGACGCTGAACAAATTCTTCCATAATGCAAAAAAATTAGTGCATCTTAATCTAGCTAATAACAGGATACAAAAGCTTTCCTTCGTACATCTTCCTTCAAGCGTTAGTTCATTAGATTTAACTAACAACCTATTGAAAGATGTGCCTTCTGATCTAGGACATTTAGCAGCATTAGAACATCTCGAAATGGAGGGTAACCCTCTTGATTGTTCATGTGAAAACTTATTGGCACGCGACCGTTTGCTCGTTGCAAACGTTTATATAGATAATGTCAAATGTGCCTCGCCTTCGAGGTTTAAAGGTAAATCCTGGTTAGAACTGAAATCGAAGGATATCTGCAAAGTTCCTAAAACAGATAACAATTTCATGGATATGATGATGGGAGACCAGCCTTTAGATGCTGTTCAAATAGGCCAAGAGACCACGGCTTTAAAATCTATGCCACTAGTAGCCAAAAGTGATTTAGATGACGGAAATGTGATACAAGGAAGTGATGCTGTAGAAGATGATGATCAACTTCAGTTTTTAAAAGTGGGTCATAATTCGTCACCGTCTCCGTATAGCCACATTGAAGGTTCGGGCGATGGTGGAGATGCTGAGCATACTACAGAGATTCTATTCCTGGAACCAAAAATGGAACGAAAACTCGATAAAGAACTTTTAGCCACTGATGAGGTTATAGCCGCCGAAACTGACCCAACTACTGAAGATCCAATTGAAGGATCTGGAGAGGGTTCAGGTTTTCTGCCATTTGGTATCATATCGGATCATAATATAATTGATGAAACCACCACGGCCACTTATGAAGATTTAAGCCCAGAACCAGTTCATCGCCTTATTGATAACGAAGATGAAAACAAATCGAGTACTGAATATCCTATGTACCCACGTATCACAAACCTTTACCAAGGTGATCCTAAATGGAATGAAGAAACCACTCCAAAGCCTACGACGGAAAAAATGGTGACATCGTCTACAGCGCGTGATACTACTATATCAGAACAAATCCGAGTAACTCATGCATCAGAGGTGCATGGACAACTCCCTGCAGATAACGAAAACCAGGCTCCTCACAAAACAGGAACGTATGTTTGTATAGCcattattgtaatattgctaGTTGGATTAATTGGATTTGCAATAATCAAAGGGCAAATGAGAAAACGAAGAGACAGAAGGCTTCTAAGGCAACAAAAGAGAGACGTAGAAAAGGCATCAAAAGAAATGGTCGATATGAATAAATCTCTGCTAGGCAAGCCAGCTGGTTTAGAAACCCCTGTTGATAAGAAAGTTAATGGAAAATACGAACTAGTCCCAACACATGAAACACCCCAGAAGAAAGGTGAAAATGGAGATCTAGGTAATGGTGTAAGCCATGGCAATAACAATGGCGTGAGAACTGATAGTCCAAGagacacaaatcaaaataagaGTAGTTCTAGGGACAATAATTTAGCAGATGATAAGCTACAACAACATGAAACATCTTTTGATTCTGAACCTGCGTCACCTGACTCTAGGAAGGATACTAATTCGTTATCAagtgaagatatttttgtacctatcaATGATGATGATACTCCCAAACTAAACGGCACTCGCGACTCTGATATATCTCAGCCTCTCATAAATGGGGACCAAAACACTGATTCTGACTTCTTATCACCGTCTCGCGAATACGTGCCTGTGTACTCGCCCGACATGGGACGAGTACGTATAAAGATGACGGAGATGCCTAAACCTAAAACACCTGTACTAGTCACCAGAAGTAGGTCGAATGCTGGAGACATCATCATAACTCCATCAGATGCGGTCAAGTCTACCACTTGA